A stretch of the Panicum virgatum strain AP13 chromosome 9N, P.virgatum_v5, whole genome shotgun sequence genome encodes the following:
- the LOC120692909 gene encoding cyclin-dependent protein kinase inhibitor SMR1-like encodes MSASPEFYKPAPPAFSPCSSPLLLHGAGASAEESAAAMCQQQQEEDYRCRTPTGGESQVKPPGTCPPAPRKPRAPAAPAPCRKRLFEVEVFSLRLEELERLFWRPHPSPPPAPAQKKRRRVACPQPKKSS; translated from the coding sequence ATGTCCGCGTCGCCGGAGTTCTAcaagcccgcgccgccggcgttctCGCCGTGCAGCTCGCCGCTCCTCCTGCACGGGGCGGGAGCATCAGCGGAAGAGAGCGCCGCGGCCAtgtgccagcagcagcaggaggaggactaCCGGTGCCGGACGCCGACGGGCGGGGAGAGCCAGGTGAAGCCGCCCGGGAcgtgcccgccggcgccgcggaagccgcgcgcgcccgcggcccccGCGCCGTGCCGGAAGCGGCTGTTCGAGGTGGAGGTGTTCAGCCTGCGGCTGGAGGAGCTGGAGCGGCTCTTCTGGCGCCCgcacccgtcgccgccgccggcgcccgcccaGAAGAAGCGCCGGAGGGTGGCCTGCCCGCAGCCGAAGAAGAGCAGCTAG
- the LOC120692636 gene encoding syndetin-like isoform X1 has product MRRDAPPPHTTPSASSSSPLFGGGGDQLFESGPSPLVFLPLLLIQGGGMDLSRVGEKLLSSVRSARSLGLIPPIPAAPPPRPDVPERAAAAAAAARAIAGLPPHERINLPSNSEDLVSIYGSNPQGEPVEELEEVFYEEEFDPIKYILQSIPEEGGDATYFDKQSTLRLAQLDKIAERLSHHVMGHHEEMVKGMQLVMELEQDLKVANVICMNGRRHITSSKNEVSRDLVVNVKSKKKQALLDVLPILTELRHALDMQMELETFVDKENYFQAFQLVPEYLQILENYSGLSAVQEMGRWIEAWLARTIQKLDTHLLGVCQIFNEESYLIAVDAYALMGDVSGMAEKMQSFCLQEILSRTHCVLKEMLEEEVGNNTQKNRFTYSDLCVQVPEPKLRPCLLRTLETLFSLMCSYYAIMSFSPGDKNIESKGPDLADKNDTSQNSDEILVDSGRGHSSAAVIQDGSAAEKSERASSSEISNPDASTSGTDSPFYQLRTDATKLVAQTFQRGRRNLWQLATSRLSVLLSSSAVCSTSIYQFLKNYEDLTIFILAGEAFCGFEASEFRQKLKTVCLNYIVSFHRQNIYALKMVLEKESWTIMSAEASQIISLAGLTGDGAALCSPTSRSSKLPINSFHGNSTTANSGKQRLGFASWLKIENPFSIKLENGSAESPKSNMLFNSSVNNNHGNGNNPSLDEENEDLLADFIDEDSQLPSRIPKTKIVKANSSHWKDGDISSQTGSSLSLLRMMDKYARLMQKLDIVNIELFKGISQLFGIFYHYIYETFGHQDRSQSSKALPDHQSSRLKAALSKISQDSDQWTKPQNVSYSPSSPLSMNSTFGQIDVMPTAPPSSMFTSYGLKERCAAAETVSLVARVLNRSKAHLHSVLSKNNTSSVEEFYRVLVDSVPDLTEHIHRTSARMLLHIDGYPDKIANAKWEVKELGIEHNGYVDLLLGEFKHYKTRLDHGGISKELQHLLMEYGIESIAEVLVEGLSRVKRCTDEGRALMSLDLQVLINGLQHIVSANVRPKLQTVDTFIKAYYLPETEYVHWARSHPEYSKSQVVGLVNLVATMKGWKRKTRLETVEKIEAAP; this is encoded by the exons ATGCGacgcgacgcgccgccgccacacacCACCCCCTCAGCCTCCTCGTCTTCACCcctcttcggcggcggcggcgaccagctGTTCGAGTCCGGGCCCAGCCCGCTCGTCTTCCTGCCCCTGCTCCTGATCCAGGGCGGCGGCATGGACCTCTCCCGCGTCGGCGAGAAGCTCCTCAGCTCCGTCCGCTCTGCTCGCTCCCTTGGCCTCATCCCCCCGATCCCCGCCGCGCCCCCTCCTCGCCCCGAT GTTCCAgaacgagctgctgctgcggcagctGCTGCACGTGCGATCGCGGGGTTGCCACCACATGAGAGAATCAACCTGCCGTCCAATTCGGAGGACTTGGTCTCCATCTACGGGAGCAACCCACAGGGGGAacccgtggaggagctcgaggaggTGTTTTATGAGGAG GAGTTTGATCCAATAAAGTACATTCTGCAAAGCATTCCAGAAGAAGGAGGTGATGCCACCTATTTTGATAAGCAG TCTACTTTGAGATTAGCACAACTTGATAAGATTGCAGAACGATTATCACATCATGTTATGGGCCACCACGAAGAAATGG TGAAGGGGATGCAATTAGTGATGGAACTAGAACAAGACTTAAAGGTTGCAAATGTTATATGCATG AATGGACGAAGGCATATAACCTCTTCAAAGAATGAAGTGTCAAGGGATCTGGTTGTCAATGTAAAATCAAAGAAGAAACAAGCTTTGCTG GATGTTCTTCCTATTCTTACAGAGCTTCGTCATGCACTAGACATGCAGATGGAACTTGAAACTTTTGTTGATAAGGAAAATTACTTTCAG GCATTCCAATTAGTGCCTGAGTATTTGCAAATTTTGGAGAATTATTCAGGCCTTTCTGCTGTACAAGAAATGGGACGATGGATCGAG GCATGGTTAGCTCGAACGATCCAAAAGTTGGACACCCATTTACTTGGTGTTTGTCAGATTTTCAATGAAGAGAGCTATCTAATT GCTGTTGATGCATACGCACTGATGGGTGATGTCAGTGGCATGGCTGAGAAGATGCAAAGTTTCTGCTTGCAGGAAATACTCTCTCGGACACATTGTGTCCTGAAAGAAATGTTGGAAGAG GAGGTTGGAAATAATACCCAGAAAAATAG GTTTACGTATAGTGATCTTTGTGTTCAAGTTCCTGAGCCCAAACTTCGCCCCTGCTTGTTGAGAACCCTTGAGACCTTATTTTCATTGATGTGCTCATATTATGCTATTATGAGCTTTTCCCCAGGAGATAAG AACATTGAGTCCAAGGGCCCAGATCTAGCAGACAAAAACGACACATCTCAGAATAGTGATGAAATTTTAGTTGATTCAGGAAGGGGTCATTCAAGTGCAGCAGTCATTCAGGATGGTTCTGCAGCTGAAAAAAGTGAGAGAGCATCATCATCCGAGATCAGCAATCCTGATGCTAGTACATCAGGAACGGATTCTCCATTCTATCAGCTAAGGACAGATGCTACAAAACTTGTTGCACAAACGTTtcaaagaggaagaagaaatctttGGCAGCTGGCAACAAGTCGCTTATCTGTTTTACTATCTAGTTCGGCTGTTTGTTCAACTAGTATATACCAATTCCTGAAGAACTATGAAGATCTCACCATTTTCATTTTGGCTGGTGAAGCATTTTGCGGGTTTGAAGCTAGTGAGTTCCGCCAGAAGTTGAAGACTGTCTGTTTGAACTACATAGTGTCTTTTCACCGGCAAAATATATAT GCGCTTAAGATGGTACTGGAAAAGGAATCTTGGACGATAATGTCTGCTGAAGCTTCGCAGATAATTAGTTTAGCTGGCCTAACTGGTGATGGTGCTGCACTGTGCTCTCCTACCAGTAGAAGTTCCAAGTTGCCTATAAATTCTTTCCATGGGAATTCAACTACAGCCAATTCAGGGAAGCAAAGGCTCGGATTTGCTTCTTGGCTTAAGATTGAAAATCCATTTTCTATTAAGCTAGAAAATGGCTCTGCCGAATCCCCAAAGTCCAATATGCTTTTCAACTCATCAGTTAACAACAATCATGGCAATGGAAATAATCCATCTCTGGATGAGGAGAATGAAGACCTTCTAGCGGATTTCATTGATGAAGATAGTCAGTTGCCTAGTAGGATACCGAAAACGAAAATTGTAAAAGCCAATTCTTCACATTGGAAAGATGGAGACATTTCATCGCAGACAGGCTCGTCACTTTCTCTACTAAG GATGATGGACAAATACGCCAGGCTGATGCAAAAGCTGGACATTGTCAATATTGAGCTTTTTAAG GGTATCTCTCAACTGTTTGGCATCTTTTATCATTACATATATGAGACATTTGGGCACCAAGACAGGAGTCAAAGCAGCAAGGCTTTACCAGATCATCAATCAT CTCGGCTTAAAGCCGCTTTATCAAAAATTTCACAAGACTCTGATCAGTGGACAAAACCACAGAATGTTTCATATTCACCTTCATCCCCTTTGTCAATGAATTCAACTTTTGGTCAAATTGATGTGATGCCTACTGCGCCTCCCAGTTCAATGTTCACTTCCTATGGATTAAAG GAGAGATGTGCAGCCGCTGAAACAGTATCATTGGTTGCTCGAGTTTTGAACAGATCTAAAGCCCATCTACACTCAGTGTTGTCTAAAAATAACACTTCTTCTGTTGAAGAGTTCTATAGGGTGCTG GTGGATTCTGTTCCAGATTTGACTGAGCACATTCACAGAACGAGTGCGCGGATGCTTTTGCATATTGATGG GTATCCAGATAAGATTGCAAACGCTAAATGGGAGGTGAAGGAGCTTGGAATAGAACACAATGG ATATGTTGATTTGTTATTGGGTGAgttcaaacactacaaaacaagATTGGACCATGGAGGAATTTCTAAGGAG CTGCAACACCTGTTGATGGAGTATGGCATAGAGAGCATAGCAGAAGTCTTAGTGGAAGGTCTCTCTAGAGTGAAACGGTGCACTGACGAAGGGCGTGCATTGATGTCACTTGACCTGCAG GTACTAATTAATGGGTTGCAGCACATTGTATCAGCAAATGTAAGGCCGAAGCTGCAAACTGTGGACACTTTCATAAAG GCCTACTATTTGCCAGAGACTGAGTACGTTCACTGGGCACGGTCTCATCCA GAATACAGCAAAAGTCAGGTAGTCGGGTTGGTTAACCTGGTGGCCACCATGAAAGGGTGGAAACGGAAGACGAGACTAGAAACTGTCGAGAAGATCGAGGCGGCTCCGTAG
- the LOC120692636 gene encoding syndetin-like isoform X3, producing the protein MLWATTKKWGMQLVMELEQDLKVANVICMNGRRHITSSKNEVSRDLVVNVKSKKKQALLDVLPILTELRHALDMQMELETFVDKENYFQAFQLVPEYLQILENYSGLSAVQEMGRWIEAWLARTIQKLDTHLLGVCQIFNEESYLIAVDAYALMGDVSGMAEKMQSFCLQEILSRTHCVLKEMLEEEVGNNTQKNRFTYSDLCVQVPEPKLRPCLLRTLETLFSLMCSYYAIMSFSPGDKNIESKGPDLADKNDTSQNSDEILVDSGRGHSSAAVIQDGSAAEKSERASSSEISNPDASTSGTDSPFYQLRTDATKLVAQTFQRGRRNLWQLATSRLSVLLSSSAVCSTSIYQFLKNYEDLTIFILAGEAFCGFEASEFRQKLKTVCLNYIVSFHRQNIYALKMVLEKESWTIMSAEASQIISLAGLTGDGAALCSPTSRSSKLPINSFHGNSTTANSGKQRLGFASWLKIENPFSIKLENGSAESPKSNMLFNSSVNNNHGNGNNPSLDEENEDLLADFIDEDSQLPSRIPKTKIVKANSSHWKDGDISSQTGSSLSLLRMMDKYARLMQKLDIVNIELFKGISQLFGIFYHYIYETFGHQDRSQSSKALPDHQSSRLKAALSKISQDSDQWTKPQNVSYSPSSPLSMNSTFGQIDVMPTAPPSSMFTSYGLKERCAAAETVSLVARVLNRSKAHLHSVLSKNNTSSVEEFYRVLVDSVPDLTEHIHRTSARMLLHIDGYPDKIANAKWEVKELGIEHNGYVDLLLGEFKHYKTRLDHGGISKELQHLLMEYGIESIAEVLVEGLSRVKRCTDEGRALMSLDLQVLINGLQHIVSANVRPKLQTVDTFIKAYYLPETEYVHWARSHPEYSKSQVVGLVNLVATMKGWKRKTRLETVEKIEAAP; encoded by the exons ATGTTATGGGCCACCACGAAGAAATGG GGGATGCAATTAGTGATGGAACTAGAACAAGACTTAAAGGTTGCAAATGTTATATGCATG AATGGACGAAGGCATATAACCTCTTCAAAGAATGAAGTGTCAAGGGATCTGGTTGTCAATGTAAAATCAAAGAAGAAACAAGCTTTGCTG GATGTTCTTCCTATTCTTACAGAGCTTCGTCATGCACTAGACATGCAGATGGAACTTGAAACTTTTGTTGATAAGGAAAATTACTTTCAG GCATTCCAATTAGTGCCTGAGTATTTGCAAATTTTGGAGAATTATTCAGGCCTTTCTGCTGTACAAGAAATGGGACGATGGATCGAG GCATGGTTAGCTCGAACGATCCAAAAGTTGGACACCCATTTACTTGGTGTTTGTCAGATTTTCAATGAAGAGAGCTATCTAATT GCTGTTGATGCATACGCACTGATGGGTGATGTCAGTGGCATGGCTGAGAAGATGCAAAGTTTCTGCTTGCAGGAAATACTCTCTCGGACACATTGTGTCCTGAAAGAAATGTTGGAAGAG GAGGTTGGAAATAATACCCAGAAAAATAG GTTTACGTATAGTGATCTTTGTGTTCAAGTTCCTGAGCCCAAACTTCGCCCCTGCTTGTTGAGAACCCTTGAGACCTTATTTTCATTGATGTGCTCATATTATGCTATTATGAGCTTTTCCCCAGGAGATAAG AACATTGAGTCCAAGGGCCCAGATCTAGCAGACAAAAACGACACATCTCAGAATAGTGATGAAATTTTAGTTGATTCAGGAAGGGGTCATTCAAGTGCAGCAGTCATTCAGGATGGTTCTGCAGCTGAAAAAAGTGAGAGAGCATCATCATCCGAGATCAGCAATCCTGATGCTAGTACATCAGGAACGGATTCTCCATTCTATCAGCTAAGGACAGATGCTACAAAACTTGTTGCACAAACGTTtcaaagaggaagaagaaatctttGGCAGCTGGCAACAAGTCGCTTATCTGTTTTACTATCTAGTTCGGCTGTTTGTTCAACTAGTATATACCAATTCCTGAAGAACTATGAAGATCTCACCATTTTCATTTTGGCTGGTGAAGCATTTTGCGGGTTTGAAGCTAGTGAGTTCCGCCAGAAGTTGAAGACTGTCTGTTTGAACTACATAGTGTCTTTTCACCGGCAAAATATATAT GCGCTTAAGATGGTACTGGAAAAGGAATCTTGGACGATAATGTCTGCTGAAGCTTCGCAGATAATTAGTTTAGCTGGCCTAACTGGTGATGGTGCTGCACTGTGCTCTCCTACCAGTAGAAGTTCCAAGTTGCCTATAAATTCTTTCCATGGGAATTCAACTACAGCCAATTCAGGGAAGCAAAGGCTCGGATTTGCTTCTTGGCTTAAGATTGAAAATCCATTTTCTATTAAGCTAGAAAATGGCTCTGCCGAATCCCCAAAGTCCAATATGCTTTTCAACTCATCAGTTAACAACAATCATGGCAATGGAAATAATCCATCTCTGGATGAGGAGAATGAAGACCTTCTAGCGGATTTCATTGATGAAGATAGTCAGTTGCCTAGTAGGATACCGAAAACGAAAATTGTAAAAGCCAATTCTTCACATTGGAAAGATGGAGACATTTCATCGCAGACAGGCTCGTCACTTTCTCTACTAAG GATGATGGACAAATACGCCAGGCTGATGCAAAAGCTGGACATTGTCAATATTGAGCTTTTTAAG GGTATCTCTCAACTGTTTGGCATCTTTTATCATTACATATATGAGACATTTGGGCACCAAGACAGGAGTCAAAGCAGCAAGGCTTTACCAGATCATCAATCAT CTCGGCTTAAAGCCGCTTTATCAAAAATTTCACAAGACTCTGATCAGTGGACAAAACCACAGAATGTTTCATATTCACCTTCATCCCCTTTGTCAATGAATTCAACTTTTGGTCAAATTGATGTGATGCCTACTGCGCCTCCCAGTTCAATGTTCACTTCCTATGGATTAAAG GAGAGATGTGCAGCCGCTGAAACAGTATCATTGGTTGCTCGAGTTTTGAACAGATCTAAAGCCCATCTACACTCAGTGTTGTCTAAAAATAACACTTCTTCTGTTGAAGAGTTCTATAGGGTGCTG GTGGATTCTGTTCCAGATTTGACTGAGCACATTCACAGAACGAGTGCGCGGATGCTTTTGCATATTGATGG GTATCCAGATAAGATTGCAAACGCTAAATGGGAGGTGAAGGAGCTTGGAATAGAACACAATGG ATATGTTGATTTGTTATTGGGTGAgttcaaacactacaaaacaagATTGGACCATGGAGGAATTTCTAAGGAG CTGCAACACCTGTTGATGGAGTATGGCATAGAGAGCATAGCAGAAGTCTTAGTGGAAGGTCTCTCTAGAGTGAAACGGTGCACTGACGAAGGGCGTGCATTGATGTCACTTGACCTGCAG GTACTAATTAATGGGTTGCAGCACATTGTATCAGCAAATGTAAGGCCGAAGCTGCAAACTGTGGACACTTTCATAAAG GCCTACTATTTGCCAGAGACTGAGTACGTTCACTGGGCACGGTCTCATCCA GAATACAGCAAAAGTCAGGTAGTCGGGTTGGTTAACCTGGTGGCCACCATGAAAGGGTGGAAACGGAAGACGAGACTAGAAACTGTCGAGAAGATCGAGGCGGCTCCGTAG
- the LOC120692636 gene encoding syndetin-like isoform X2, translating into MRRDAPPPHTTPSASSSSPLFGGGGDQLFESGPSPLVFLPLLLIQGGGMDLSRVGEKLLSSVRSARSLGLIPPIPAAPPPRPDVPERAAAAAAAARAIAGLPPHERINLPSNSEDLVSIYGSNPQGEPVEELEEVFYEEEFDPIKYILQSIPEEGGDATYFDKQSTLRLAQLDKIAERLSHHVMGHHEEMVKGMQLVMELEQDLKVANVICMNGRRHITSSKNEVSRDLVVNVKSKKKQALLDVLPILTELRHALDMQMELETFVDKENYFQAFQLVPEYLQILENYSGLSAVQEMGRWIEAWLARTIQKLDTHLLGVCQIFNEESYLIAVDAYALMGDVSGMAEKMQSFCLQEILSRTHCVLKEMLEEEVGNNTQKNRFTYSDLCVQVPEPKLRPCLLRTLETLFSLMCSYYAIMSFSPGDKNIESKGPDLADKNDTSQNSDEILVDSGRGHSSAAVIQDGSAAEKSERASSSEISNPDASTSGTDSPFYQLRTDATKLVAQTFQRGRRNLWQLATSRLSVLLSSSAVCSTSIYQFLKNYEDLTIFILAGEAFCGFEASEFRQKLKTVCLNYIVSFHRQNIYALKMVLEKESWTIMSAEASQIISLAGLTGDGAALCSPTSRSSKLPINSFHGNSTTANSGKQRLGFASWLKIENPFSIKLENGSAESPKSNMLFNSSVNNNHGNGNNPSLDEENEDLLADFIDEDSQLPSRIPKTKIVKANSSHWKDGDISSQTGSSLSLLRMMDKYARLMQKLDIVNIELFKGISQLFGIFYHYIYETFGHQDRSQSSKALPDHQSSRLKAALSKISQDSDQWTKPQNVSYSPSSPLSMNSTFGQIDVMPTAPPSSMFTSYGLKERCAAAETVSLVARVLNRSKAHLHSVLSKNNTSSVEEFYRVLVDSVPDLTEHIHRTSARMLLHIDGYPDKIANAKWEVKELGIEHNGKVICGHFPSAVE; encoded by the exons ATGCGacgcgacgcgccgccgccacacacCACCCCCTCAGCCTCCTCGTCTTCACCcctcttcggcggcggcggcgaccagctGTTCGAGTCCGGGCCCAGCCCGCTCGTCTTCCTGCCCCTGCTCCTGATCCAGGGCGGCGGCATGGACCTCTCCCGCGTCGGCGAGAAGCTCCTCAGCTCCGTCCGCTCTGCTCGCTCCCTTGGCCTCATCCCCCCGATCCCCGCCGCGCCCCCTCCTCGCCCCGAT GTTCCAgaacgagctgctgctgcggcagctGCTGCACGTGCGATCGCGGGGTTGCCACCACATGAGAGAATCAACCTGCCGTCCAATTCGGAGGACTTGGTCTCCATCTACGGGAGCAACCCACAGGGGGAacccgtggaggagctcgaggaggTGTTTTATGAGGAG GAGTTTGATCCAATAAAGTACATTCTGCAAAGCATTCCAGAAGAAGGAGGTGATGCCACCTATTTTGATAAGCAG TCTACTTTGAGATTAGCACAACTTGATAAGATTGCAGAACGATTATCACATCATGTTATGGGCCACCACGAAGAAATGG TGAAGGGGATGCAATTAGTGATGGAACTAGAACAAGACTTAAAGGTTGCAAATGTTATATGCATG AATGGACGAAGGCATATAACCTCTTCAAAGAATGAAGTGTCAAGGGATCTGGTTGTCAATGTAAAATCAAAGAAGAAACAAGCTTTGCTG GATGTTCTTCCTATTCTTACAGAGCTTCGTCATGCACTAGACATGCAGATGGAACTTGAAACTTTTGTTGATAAGGAAAATTACTTTCAG GCATTCCAATTAGTGCCTGAGTATTTGCAAATTTTGGAGAATTATTCAGGCCTTTCTGCTGTACAAGAAATGGGACGATGGATCGAG GCATGGTTAGCTCGAACGATCCAAAAGTTGGACACCCATTTACTTGGTGTTTGTCAGATTTTCAATGAAGAGAGCTATCTAATT GCTGTTGATGCATACGCACTGATGGGTGATGTCAGTGGCATGGCTGAGAAGATGCAAAGTTTCTGCTTGCAGGAAATACTCTCTCGGACACATTGTGTCCTGAAAGAAATGTTGGAAGAG GAGGTTGGAAATAATACCCAGAAAAATAG GTTTACGTATAGTGATCTTTGTGTTCAAGTTCCTGAGCCCAAACTTCGCCCCTGCTTGTTGAGAACCCTTGAGACCTTATTTTCATTGATGTGCTCATATTATGCTATTATGAGCTTTTCCCCAGGAGATAAG AACATTGAGTCCAAGGGCCCAGATCTAGCAGACAAAAACGACACATCTCAGAATAGTGATGAAATTTTAGTTGATTCAGGAAGGGGTCATTCAAGTGCAGCAGTCATTCAGGATGGTTCTGCAGCTGAAAAAAGTGAGAGAGCATCATCATCCGAGATCAGCAATCCTGATGCTAGTACATCAGGAACGGATTCTCCATTCTATCAGCTAAGGACAGATGCTACAAAACTTGTTGCACAAACGTTtcaaagaggaagaagaaatctttGGCAGCTGGCAACAAGTCGCTTATCTGTTTTACTATCTAGTTCGGCTGTTTGTTCAACTAGTATATACCAATTCCTGAAGAACTATGAAGATCTCACCATTTTCATTTTGGCTGGTGAAGCATTTTGCGGGTTTGAAGCTAGTGAGTTCCGCCAGAAGTTGAAGACTGTCTGTTTGAACTACATAGTGTCTTTTCACCGGCAAAATATATAT GCGCTTAAGATGGTACTGGAAAAGGAATCTTGGACGATAATGTCTGCTGAAGCTTCGCAGATAATTAGTTTAGCTGGCCTAACTGGTGATGGTGCTGCACTGTGCTCTCCTACCAGTAGAAGTTCCAAGTTGCCTATAAATTCTTTCCATGGGAATTCAACTACAGCCAATTCAGGGAAGCAAAGGCTCGGATTTGCTTCTTGGCTTAAGATTGAAAATCCATTTTCTATTAAGCTAGAAAATGGCTCTGCCGAATCCCCAAAGTCCAATATGCTTTTCAACTCATCAGTTAACAACAATCATGGCAATGGAAATAATCCATCTCTGGATGAGGAGAATGAAGACCTTCTAGCGGATTTCATTGATGAAGATAGTCAGTTGCCTAGTAGGATACCGAAAACGAAAATTGTAAAAGCCAATTCTTCACATTGGAAAGATGGAGACATTTCATCGCAGACAGGCTCGTCACTTTCTCTACTAAG GATGATGGACAAATACGCCAGGCTGATGCAAAAGCTGGACATTGTCAATATTGAGCTTTTTAAG GGTATCTCTCAACTGTTTGGCATCTTTTATCATTACATATATGAGACATTTGGGCACCAAGACAGGAGTCAAAGCAGCAAGGCTTTACCAGATCATCAATCAT CTCGGCTTAAAGCCGCTTTATCAAAAATTTCACAAGACTCTGATCAGTGGACAAAACCACAGAATGTTTCATATTCACCTTCATCCCCTTTGTCAATGAATTCAACTTTTGGTCAAATTGATGTGATGCCTACTGCGCCTCCCAGTTCAATGTTCACTTCCTATGGATTAAAG GAGAGATGTGCAGCCGCTGAAACAGTATCATTGGTTGCTCGAGTTTTGAACAGATCTAAAGCCCATCTACACTCAGTGTTGTCTAAAAATAACACTTCTTCTGTTGAAGAGTTCTATAGGGTGCTG GTGGATTCTGTTCCAGATTTGACTGAGCACATTCACAGAACGAGTGCGCGGATGCTTTTGCATATTGATGG GTATCCAGATAAGATTGCAAACGCTAAATGGGAGGTGAAGGAGCTTGGAATAGAACACAATGG GAAGGTGATTTGTGGTCATTTCCCTTCAGCAGTTGAGTAG